One stretch of Nicotiana tabacum cultivar K326 chromosome 18, ASM71507v2, whole genome shotgun sequence DNA includes these proteins:
- the LOC142173008 gene encoding uncharacterized protein LOC142173008, whose translation MFMLQHSASLFQLPRTSHSRVFSPQFSHCHSILSFHPKQSSCMRTLTNCQRAKTLLTTFEENNDDGDYIDVEMEEGEEEGFSRSRGFRGREDEKNYDKDPELAEILGSCLDDPDKAQSMMEERLRKKRNKIVHTKTGSATPMNVTFNKFDFTNSYIWFEFYNAPLEKDISLICDTIRSWHIVGRLGGCNSLNMQLSQSPLDKRPSYDAVQGANVNPTTFYNIGDLEIQDNLARIWVDIGTSEHLLLDVLINALTQISFDYVGIKQVVFGESEFENWRENLTSEDAGYSVHKI comes from the exons ATGTTTATGTTGCAGCACAGTGCATCTCTTTTCCAACTACCTCGGACTTCCCATAGCAGAGTTTTTTCACCCCAATTTAGTCATTGCCACTCAATTCTAAGTTTTCATCCCAAGCAAAGCTCATGTATGAGGACGCTAACGAACTGCCAAAGGGCAAAAACTTTGCTGACCACATTTGAAGAAAACAACGATGATGGCGATTATATTGATGTGGAAATGGAGGAGGGGGAGGAGGAGGGCTTTTCTCGTAGTAGAGGGTTTAGAGGTAGAGAAGATGAGAAGAATTATGACAAAGATCCTGAGCTTGCTGAGATTCTTGGCAGCTGTCTTGATGATCCGGATAAAGCTCAGTCAATG ATGGAGGAGAGATtgagaaagaaaaggaataaaataGTACATACGAagacaggttcagcaacacccaTGAATGTGACGTTCAACAA ATTTGATTTTACAAACTCCTACATATGGTTTGAGTTCTACAATGCCCCGTTGGAGAAGGATATCTCCTTGATTTGTGAT ACAATTCGTTCTTGGCACATTGTTGGACGTCTTGGTGGATGCAATTCACTGAATATGCAA TTGTCACAATCTCCTTTGGACAAAAGGCCAAGTTATGATGCTGTTCAGGGGGCAAATGTAAATCCTACTACGTTCTATAACATTGGGGATCTTGAGATTCAGGATAACCTGGCTCGCATATG GGTGGACATTGGGACAAGTGAGCATTTACTGTTGGATGTACTGATTAATGCTTTGACACAGATAAGCTTCGA CTATGTTGGTATCAAGCAAGTAGTATTTGGTGAATCTGAATTTGAGAACTGGAGGGAGAACTTGACATCGGAGGATGCCGGTTACAGTGTTCACAAGATATAG